One Verrucomicrobiaceae bacterium genomic window carries:
- a CDS encoding alpha/beta fold hydrolase codes for MRKTFFKITAACFLLGLPILWLLACQMACSEVISPPRRPLQLYHLDILSDPVGHGMHLTAWTLPDGTPCLFGAPSERVGRRGEVLRGQLQSRGHALRPAGQCVGTVVLIHGRRGRKEDLLPLAERFCAVGLRCVMPDLPAHGDHPGLIATYGIREAEIPALALRDAEKKFRFHEANAFLWGISMGGAVCVRSAASSPSAWKAVVLVSTFDSLGKTLENQAQERVGSSLGKSGSLAWLRTFSGIRSML; via the coding sequence GTGAGAAAAACTTTCTTCAAAATCACCGCCGCTTGCTTCTTGCTGGGACTTCCGATTCTTTGGTTATTGGCCTGCCAAATGGCTTGTTCGGAGGTCATCTCGCCGCCTCGTAGGCCGTTGCAGCTCTATCATCTGGATATTCTGAGTGACCCGGTCGGTCACGGCATGCACCTAACGGCGTGGACTTTACCTGACGGCACGCCTTGCCTATTTGGTGCCCCATCGGAGCGAGTCGGCAGGCGCGGAGAAGTCCTGCGTGGACAGCTCCAATCACGCGGTCACGCCCTGCGACCTGCTGGGCAGTGCGTGGGCACGGTGGTGCTCATCCACGGCAGGCGCGGGCGAAAAGAAGACCTCCTGCCCTTAGCTGAACGATTCTGTGCAGTAGGTCTGCGCTGTGTGATGCCTGATCTACCCGCCCATGGTGACCATCCAGGTCTGATCGCCACCTACGGCATCCGTGAAGCAGAAATACCCGCGTTGGCGCTGCGTGATGCAGAGAAGAAATTCCGTTTTCATGAAGCGAATGCCTTTCTTTGGGGCATTTCGATGGGCGGCGCAGTCTGTGTGCGATCGGCTGCTTCTAGCCCATCGGCATGGAAGGCTGTCGTACTCGTATCCACCTTCGATTCTTTGGGGAAGACATTAGAAAACCAAGCGCAGGAGCGGGTGGGGAGCAGCCTCGGTAAATCTGGTTCACTGGCTTGGCTCAGGACTTTCAGCGGCATACGCAGCATGCTCTGA
- a CDS encoding septal ring lytic transglycosylase RlpA family protein translates to MKNDRSILFAITAALLLASCSQAYKERGWASYIADQYAGKRTTSGEPYNPYGWTAAHHTLPFGTMVKVKNNFNGRAVNLVVNDRFPSYPGRIINVSRAAAEYLGIAPSQMADVTVSAKKLPAGAAPMPQASYSAPPAPASYAPAPPQQQQPNFSTPPPPPMMQPPPMMPPPQPPVH, encoded by the coding sequence ATGAAAAATGATCGTTCCATCCTCTTTGCCATCACGGCGGCGCTGCTGCTAGCGAGCTGCTCGCAGGCTTACAAGGAGCGTGGTTGGGCATCTTACATCGCAGATCAATATGCGGGGAAACGCACCACCTCTGGCGAGCCCTACAATCCCTACGGCTGGACAGCAGCCCATCATACGCTGCCTTTTGGCACCATGGTGAAGGTGAAGAACAACTTCAATGGCCGTGCGGTGAACCTCGTCGTCAATGACCGCTTCCCAAGCTACCCCGGACGCATCATCAATGTCTCCCGAGCTGCGGCAGAGTACCTAGGCATCGCACCTTCGCAGATGGCGGATGTCACCGTCAGTGCCAAGAAGCTGCCCGCAGGTGCTGCGCCGATGCCACAGGCCAGTTACAGCGCTCCACCAGCACCAGCGAGCTATGCCCCAGCCCCACCGCAGCAGCAGCAGCCAAATTTTAGCACTCCGCCTCCACCACCGATGATGCAGCCGCCGCCCATGATGCCACCGCCGCAACCTCCGGTGCACTGA
- a CDS encoding rhodanese-like domain-containing protein — MLWPFIILIVAVAGWYLYEGSWDRSLFTDGCRNINAIEANVWLREHPETQVLDVRSASEFAGGALPKAVNISIGDAAFESKVSALDSAKPVLVYCAGGFRSRKAAAKLKELGFQNIQHIHRGYMSWKPDT, encoded by the coding sequence ATGCTTTGGCCCTTCATCATCCTGATCGTCGCCGTCGCTGGATGGTACCTTTATGAAGGCAGTTGGGACCGGAGCCTCTTCACGGATGGTTGCAGAAACATCAACGCCATCGAAGCCAATGTCTGGCTCCGCGAGCATCCAGAGACTCAGGTGCTCGATGTACGTTCCGCCAGCGAGTTCGCAGGCGGTGCACTGCCGAAAGCGGTGAACATCTCCATCGGAGATGCAGCCTTTGAGAGTAAAGTATCCGCGCTGGACAGCGCGAAGCCCGTCCTGGTCTATTGTGCAGGTGGCTTTCGTAGCCGCAAAGCCGCCGCGAAGCTGAAGGAGCTCGGTTTTCAAAACATCCAGCACATCCACCGCGGCTACATGTCGTGGAAGCCGGATACGTGA
- a CDS encoding insulinase family protein, whose product MMFRTLFATSLLLTHALLAATWPHEGSDLKPDAKITFGTLENGLRYLVLPNAEPPGRASLRIYMDVGSLMEEDDQQGMAHFLEHMAFNGSKHFKGGEMVDFFQRLGMGVGADTNAHTSFKETVYMLELPKVDTKYLDEGLKLFRDNLDGMLLGEEEINKERGIILSEKLSRDSIDYRTMLAGYRFALPDSLLPKRLPIGIEQTLKTMGRQRFVDFYKKWYTPDRATLVAVGDFPDAAAVAKEIAKHFGDAKAPAKRAEDPSLGKISSGHGLIATMHTEMEAQALTLSIERLVPAAKEPDTTADRRKKLVSNLADAMINQRLSKLAKAEGAPIMGAESYSYEQFDFVRTVGIQAQCDPKNWKAALALIETEIRRAIEHGFTDTEFDEAKAQTLQGAKLRADQAESRKSRDLASVMVSQLAAGRVITHPRDDLARVAKTIQTVSKEDCHAALKAEWKGEDIQVFVGGNLKLDGDAAKQIIAVYNESHAKEVTPPAKEEKIAFFYTDFGPPGKIVSKKEAKDLEVQQAVFENGVRLNFKHTEFEKGTLRVLVNFGGGKLTVPAAKPGLLVYAGSTFQAGGLERHSVDELRRIFAGQTVSADFSIGDEAFLLAGRTTPADLRAQCQLLAAYLIRPGYREEAHRQFAKGIDPLYTQLQHTAEGVMNDKVMAFMHGGDSRWGFPAKEELTARNLEEVRAWLTPELTEGFMEVTVLGDTDFEKAVEDVAWTFGTMPKRSDKKPTYEKQRQITMPAPADSKDFHFDTEIPKAIATIYWPTTDMFSDIQRTRRLMLLGAILDDRLRVKIREELADTYSPACYHLASDTFTGYGHVVVMIECKPEQVEKLAKLSIQIANDLATGEISDDEFERALKPMTAQIEQTRRDNRYWSSTVLRASQEHPQRLDWARSFVSDISGIKKADIIPLAKNTSAKPAPSPPTSSQIPRVKLPLTPLVPKRLQKAKKPKKPPPRLLAPRSLLQPRK is encoded by the coding sequence ATGATGTTCCGCACGCTTTTTGCCACCTCCCTGCTCCTGACACACGCGCTCCTGGCTGCTACTTGGCCGCATGAGGGCTCTGATTTGAAACCGGATGCCAAGATCACTTTTGGCACGCTGGAAAATGGTCTGCGCTACCTCGTGCTGCCGAATGCGGAGCCTCCGGGCCGCGCTAGCCTGCGCATCTACATGGATGTGGGCTCTCTCATGGAAGAGGATGACCAGCAGGGCATGGCGCACTTTTTGGAGCACATGGCCTTCAATGGCTCGAAGCACTTCAAGGGCGGCGAGATGGTGGACTTCTTCCAGCGCCTGGGCATGGGAGTCGGTGCGGATACGAATGCGCACACTTCCTTCAAAGAGACGGTGTACATGCTGGAGCTGCCCAAGGTGGATACCAAATACCTCGATGAGGGCCTGAAGCTCTTCCGCGACAATCTCGATGGCATGCTGCTGGGTGAAGAGGAGATCAATAAAGAGCGCGGCATCATCCTCAGCGAAAAGCTCAGCCGGGATAGCATCGACTACCGCACCATGCTGGCGGGCTACCGCTTTGCGCTGCCAGACTCGCTACTGCCGAAGCGCCTGCCCATCGGCATCGAACAAACGCTGAAGACGATGGGGCGGCAACGCTTTGTGGACTTCTACAAAAAGTGGTACACGCCAGATCGTGCCACACTGGTGGCGGTGGGGGATTTCCCAGATGCTGCTGCGGTGGCTAAAGAGATCGCGAAGCACTTCGGTGATGCCAAGGCACCCGCCAAACGTGCGGAAGATCCATCCCTGGGCAAAATCAGCAGTGGGCATGGCCTCATCGCCACAATGCACACGGAGATGGAGGCGCAGGCGCTGACTCTTTCTATCGAACGCCTCGTCCCCGCTGCGAAGGAGCCGGATACCACGGCAGATCGCCGCAAGAAGCTGGTGAGCAATCTGGCCGATGCGATGATCAATCAGCGCCTCTCCAAGCTGGCGAAGGCGGAGGGTGCACCGATCATGGGCGCAGAGAGTTATAGCTACGAGCAGTTCGACTTTGTCCGCACCGTCGGCATCCAGGCGCAATGTGACCCGAAGAACTGGAAGGCCGCACTCGCCCTCATCGAAACAGAAATCCGCCGCGCTATCGAGCATGGTTTTACCGACACTGAATTTGATGAAGCCAAGGCGCAGACTCTCCAGGGGGCAAAGCTCCGCGCTGACCAGGCAGAAAGCCGTAAGTCACGTGATCTGGCCAGCGTGATGGTCAGCCAGCTCGCGGCTGGTCGAGTCATCACACATCCGCGTGACGATCTGGCCCGCGTGGCCAAGACGATCCAGACCGTGAGCAAAGAGGATTGCCATGCCGCCTTGAAAGCAGAGTGGAAGGGCGAGGACATCCAAGTCTTCGTCGGAGGGAATCTGAAGCTGGATGGCGATGCCGCGAAGCAAATCATCGCCGTCTATAATGAAAGCCACGCCAAGGAAGTCACTCCGCCTGCAAAAGAAGAGAAGATCGCCTTCTTCTACACGGACTTTGGCCCCCCAGGAAAGATCGTCTCCAAAAAAGAGGCCAAAGATCTCGAAGTGCAGCAGGCCGTCTTTGAAAATGGCGTGCGACTGAACTTCAAGCACACGGAGTTTGAAAAAGGCACTCTACGCGTGCTGGTGAATTTCGGCGGTGGGAAGCTCACCGTGCCTGCGGCAAAGCCTGGGCTGCTGGTCTATGCCGGATCGACTTTCCAGGCCGGTGGATTGGAGCGCCATAGTGTGGATGAGCTGCGCCGCATCTTTGCAGGGCAGACCGTGAGCGCGGATTTCAGCATCGGCGATGAGGCCTTCCTACTCGCAGGCCGCACCACCCCTGCCGATCTGCGTGCTCAGTGCCAGCTCCTCGCTGCCTACCTGATCCGTCCTGGTTATCGCGAGGAGGCGCATCGCCAGTTCGCCAAGGGCATCGATCCGCTCTACACGCAGCTCCAGCACACCGCTGAAGGCGTGATGAATGACAAAGTGATGGCATTCATGCACGGTGGTGACTCACGCTGGGGCTTCCCAGCGAAGGAGGAGCTCACTGCACGGAATCTCGAGGAAGTCCGCGCTTGGCTCACGCCAGAGCTCACCGAGGGCTTTATGGAGGTCACCGTGCTCGGCGACACCGACTTCGAAAAAGCCGTCGAAGATGTCGCATGGACCTTCGGCACCATGCCGAAGCGCTCGGACAAAAAGCCCACGTATGAAAAGCAGCGCCAGATCACCATGCCTGCACCCGCAGACAGCAAAGACTTCCACTTTGATACGGAGATACCGAAGGCCATCGCCACCATCTACTGGCCTACGACAGATATGTTCAGCGACATCCAGCGCACCCGCCGCCTCATGCTCCTGGGGGCCATCCTCGATGATCGCCTCCGCGTGAAAATCCGTGAGGAGCTGGCAGATACCTACAGCCCCGCTTGCTACCACTTAGCCAGCGATACTTTCACCGGCTACGGCCACGTCGTAGTGATGATCGAGTGCAAGCCTGAGCAGGTGGAAAAGCTCGCCAAGCTCAGCATCCAGATCGCCAATGATCTGGCTACTGGTGAAATCAGTGATGATGAGTTCGAGCGTGCGCTCAAGCCCATGACAGCGCAGATCGAGCAGACTCGCCGCGATAATCGCTACTGGTCCAGTACCGTCCTGCGTGCCTCCCAGGAGCATCCACAGCGCCTGGATTGGGCTCGCAGCTTCGTCAGCGACATCTCTGGCATCAAAAAGGCCGACATCATCCCGCTGGCCAAAAATACCTCGGCAAAGCCCGCGCCATCACCGCCAACATCATCCCAAATACCAAGGGTGAAGCTGCCCCTGACGCCGCTGGTGCCAAAGAGGCTCCAAAAAGCGAAAAAGCCGAAAAAACCACCGCCGCGCCTCCTAGCTCCGCGCAGTCTGCTCCAGCCGAGGAAGTGA
- a CDS encoding tyrosine-type recombinase/integrase codes for MTTDKNNGFPAQVRYAKSDARYWRTRIYRNSYTYKGQLRESLHWCMKIEHAGRRETLNLRTGNQAAAAQKAADIYRTLMSLGWDAVLEKCKPKPVQAPKAATVGEFITAAFAVSTARPVTLWEYAGALRQIVADVAGVRRDDRTKWGGRSGGAKAWRDKVDVLPLSCLTPDAVHAWRLATLKKVGANMAAQRAAKVTINSVIRKAACLFARKVLRHLDRALILPANPFSEVEFFERQSMRYESKIDTGALIAAAREELGGDATKLELWKAFVLLMFAGLRRNEVDKLRWASVDFAAGVLRIEEHEHFSPKCETSKGAVELDAEVIAMMRGWRAKEPGLYVLRSRVAPLTDANQRHYRANRTFAALTRWLREHGVTADKALHELRKEAGSVVADKHGIFAASRFLRHSDIKLTSAHYVDKKSRVTVGLGGLLTLSPANDEPASNITPFPAPVHLARSHEPERKTA; via the coding sequence ATGACCACCGATAAAAACAACGGATTTCCCGCACAAGTCAGGTATGCAAAGTCGGATGCACGCTACTGGCGGACTCGCATTTATCGCAACTCCTACACCTACAAAGGCCAGCTCCGCGAGAGTCTTCACTGGTGCATGAAGATCGAGCACGCGGGACGGCGGGAGACGCTGAACCTACGCACGGGGAATCAGGCGGCAGCGGCGCAGAAGGCAGCGGACATCTACCGCACCCTTATGAGCCTGGGATGGGATGCCGTTTTGGAGAAGTGCAAACCAAAGCCTGTCCAGGCTCCGAAGGCGGCCACTGTGGGCGAGTTCATCACGGCGGCCTTTGCTGTCTCCACGGCGCGGCCTGTGACGCTCTGGGAATATGCCGGGGCTCTACGGCAGATTGTGGCCGATGTGGCAGGCGTGAGGCGTGATGATCGCACCAAATGGGGAGGCCGCAGTGGCGGTGCAAAGGCTTGGCGTGACAAGGTGGACGTGCTGCCGCTTTCCTGCCTCACGCCGGATGCGGTGCATGCATGGAGACTCGCCACGCTGAAAAAGGTAGGTGCAAACATGGCTGCGCAGCGGGCCGCGAAGGTGACGATCAATAGCGTGATCCGTAAGGCGGCCTGCCTCTTTGCCCGGAAAGTGCTCCGCCATCTTGACCGCGCTTTGATCCTCCCGGCCAATCCCTTTTCAGAGGTGGAGTTTTTCGAGCGGCAGAGTATGCGCTATGAATCGAAAATCGACACGGGCGCATTGATCGCAGCGGCGCGTGAGGAGCTGGGGGGCGATGCTACGAAACTGGAGCTGTGGAAAGCTTTTGTGCTGCTGATGTTCGCGGGCCTGCGCAGGAATGAAGTGGATAAGCTGCGCTGGGCATCGGTGGACTTCGCCGCTGGTGTGCTGCGGATTGAGGAGCACGAGCACTTTTCGCCGAAGTGCGAGACGAGCAAAGGAGCCGTAGAGTTGGATGCGGAAGTGATCGCCATGATGCGCGGATGGCGTGCGAAGGAACCCGGCCTGTATGTGCTGCGCTCCCGTGTGGCCCCGTTGACGGATGCGAACCAGCGCCATTACCGTGCAAACCGCACCTTCGCTGCGCTTACCCGCTGGCTTCGTGAGCATGGCGTCACGGCTGACAAGGCGCTGCATGAGCTGCGGAAAGAGGCTGGTTCCGTGGTAGCGGATAAGCACGGTATCTTTGCGGCCTCGCGCTTCCTTCGTCACTCAGACATCAAGCTGACGAGTGCTCACTACGTCGATAAAAAAAGCCGCGTCACAGTGGGCTTGGGCGGCCTGCTCACGCTTTCGCCGGCGAATGATGAGCCAGCATCGAACATCACTCCTTTTCCCGCGCCGGTGCATCTGGCCAGATCACACGAACCCGAACGCAAAACCGCATGA
- a CDS encoding JAB domain-containing protein has protein sequence MKSKTIKLSGLGCFRVEKVAEAPFLLPQTSRCLERYWRKVIAPSPFIHSDKENMVVVAFNRRMKAIGWHLVSIGDVCGVYCGAREVMRPLILCAASSFVLMHNHPSGDPSPSQPDREVTKNMRSVAKIMGIGFMDHIILGDGSRRYFSFHDHGLMDVDELAGKPLPRPAVPWAVEVRGVGKILMNPTFIATSE, from the coding sequence ATGAAATCGAAAACCATTAAACTGTCCGGCCTGGGGTGCTTTCGTGTGGAGAAAGTAGCGGAGGCTCCATTTCTGCTACCACAAACATCGCGCTGCCTTGAGCGTTATTGGCGCAAAGTGATAGCTCCGAGTCCTTTCATCCACTCGGACAAGGAAAACATGGTTGTAGTGGCCTTTAACCGCCGGATGAAAGCGATTGGCTGGCATCTTGTCTCCATCGGCGACGTGTGCGGTGTGTATTGCGGTGCTCGTGAAGTCATGCGCCCGTTGATTCTTTGCGCCGCTTCTTCGTTCGTGCTGATGCACAATCACCCGAGTGGCGATCCGTCGCCAAGTCAGCCTGATAGAGAGGTGACGAAAAACATGCGTAGCGTGGCAAAGATTATGGGGATAGGCTTCATGGATCACATTATTCTAGGTGATGGTTCCAGGCGCTATTTCTCCTTTCATGATCATGGCTTGATGGATGTTGACGAGCTTGCTGGAAAGCCACTGCCGCGACCAGCGGTGCCTTGGGCTGTCGAGGTTCGTGGTGTTGGAAAAATCCTGATGAATCCTACTTTTATCGCAACGTCGGAGTGA
- a CDS encoding helix-turn-helix domain-containing protein has product MNPHTPPPPSETVAETRSLTYQQASARLGISTMTLRRWRAEGRFKVRVFSPTLIRIPLEEIERMESEALV; this is encoded by the coding sequence ATGAATCCGCATACACCACCCCCACCATCTGAAACCGTCGCTGAAACCCGCTCGCTAACCTATCAGCAAGCCTCCGCCCGTTTGGGCATCTCTACAATGACGCTCCGCCGATGGCGTGCGGAGGGCCGTTTTAAAGTGCGGGTTTTCTCTCCTACCCTTATTCGCATTCCGCTTGAGGAGATCGAGCGCATGGAAAGTGAGGCGCTGGTATGA